The Helianthus annuus cultivar XRQ/B chromosome 16, HanXRQr2.0-SUNRISE, whole genome shotgun sequence genome includes a window with the following:
- the LOC110917009 gene encoding uncharacterized protein LOC110917009 has product MGRFWRMKEAFEVARKVRDCESSGSEHSPETMMDLSHMVNSFIENGNGVVNIDFDMQVDDESSSDGTDDDMEEIKESLRRLIENGDDVKRNLISKVEKANNDVVDDNRSSQSLGFKRRLMACLRDRGLDAGLCKSKWEKKGGRLLAGNHEYIDVNVKQTRYIIIVSLLEEFEIARPTAGYASLLEILPGISVFKVEDFKEMVKIMSKAIKRSMKQKKMPVPPWRRREYVQAKWFGSYKRTTNEYPTKKTPDRIVINNQSIGFISIPDHTCYGRRQDQFARKDFGYKMGNLAMVMNGAS; this is encoded by the exons ATGGGGAGGTTTTGGAGAATGAAAGAGGCATTTGAGGTGGCCAGAAAGGTGAGAGATTGCGAAAGCAGCGGCAGCGAACACTCGCCTGAGACGATGATGGATTTATCCCATATGGTAAACTCGTTCATAGAGAACGGCAATGGCGTTGTTAATATAGATTTTGATATGCAAGTTGATGATGAATCCAGTTCAGATGGAACTGATGATGATATGGAGGAGATTAAGGAATCATTGCGAAGATTGATTGAAAATGGTGATGATGTGAAAAGAAACTTGATATCGAAAGTCGAAAAAGCGAACAATGATGTTGTTGATGATAACCGATCATCGCAATCTTTAGGGTTTAAACGAAGGCTGATGGCTTGTCTTCGTGATCGAGGTCTTGACGCTG GGCTTTGCAAATCAAAGTGGGAAAAGAAAGGTGGCCGGCTTCTCGCTGGCAATCATGAATACATCGACGTCAACGTTAAGCAAACACGTTATATAATTATCGTATCTTTGTTAGAAGAGTTCGAGATAGCTAGACCTACAGCTGGTTACGCTTCCTTGCTCGAGATTCTTCCTGGGATCTCAGTTTTCAAAGTCGAAGATTTCAAAGAGATGGTGAAAATAATGTCAAAAGCGATAAAGAGGTCAATGAAGCAGAAGAAGATGCCTGTGCCACCATGGAGACGACGGGAGTATGTTCAGGCAAAATGGTTTGGGTCTTACAAACGAACCACCAACGAGTATCCAACTAAAAAGACACCGGATCGTATCGTGATCAACAATCAAAGTATTGGTTTTATATCGATTCCTGATCATACTTGCTATGGTAGACGTCAAGATCAATTTGCTAGGAAAGATTTTGGCTATAAAATGGGGAACTTAGCCATGGTCATGAATGGAGCAAGCTAA